Within the Pangasianodon hypophthalmus isolate fPanHyp1 chromosome 19, fPanHyp1.pri, whole genome shotgun sequence genome, the region aagggaaggagggagggaatgagagcaaaaaaagaaaaaatacagtcTCCCATCCCAGGCACCAGCCCCATGCGCCTCATCTGTCAGGACGTCACGCTTGCTTGCTCAGTTCAATTCTCATTTCGCTCTTTATCGCAGCCCGCTGGAGCCCGTGCTGAGGAAATTATCTGGCCTGAGCAGTGGTGATAGGGAGACGCAGAGCGAAGACGGGGGCCGCGCCGcaaggtgaaaagaaaaaagacagaaagaaaaggggAAGGACGCCAAAGACATCATGCCCTCATCCACTATGCAGATCTTCGCCTTCATCCTGGCGCTGCTCGGGGTTCTGGGTGCCACCATGGCCACGTTGCTGCCCAACTGGAAAGTGAGCGTCGCCATGGGTTCCAACATCATGACGGCAATCTCGCAGATGCAGGGCCTCTGGATGGACTGCACCTGGTACAGCACGGGCATCTTCAGCTGCACGCTCAAGTACTCCGTACTGGCACTGCCTGCTTACCTTCAGACTGCCCGCACCACCATGGTCCTCTCCTGCCTGCTGGCAACACTCGGGCTCTGGCTGGCAGCCCTGGGGCTTAAATGCACTCACTGGGGTGGTAGTCAAAGCTCCAAGGTACAAACTGCGATTGCTGCAGGAACATGCTTTGTCCTTGCAGGCTTTCTGTGCCTTGTACCTGCATCCTGGTTCACCAATGAAGTCATCACCACCTTTATGGACTCCAAAGTACCCCAGAGTGGAAAGTATGAGCCAGGGGGAGCGGTTTACGTGGCGTTTGTGTCGGCCGGGTTTTTCTTAGCCGGAGGTGTCATTTTTTGTCTGTCGTGCCCCAGAAGAAGGGACGGCGCCACAAATTGCGGATTATCCAACCCTGACAAGTTAATAAGGCAGGAGCAGCAGAAAAAGGAGCATAGAGAACAACAGAGCCAGACGGAGCCACCGGAGCCGGAGCtggaacaaaaagagaaaccGGTGCAGGAGAAACTCCAGATggaacagcagcagcaccagcagCAGTACTACTCCCCATCTCGCAAGCGACCTCAGGACACCAAGGCCCTTTACAGCCTGCAGGACTACGTCTAAAATCCAGAACAGTCTCAGGGAACGAGGCTCAGGATTTACACTCGGCTGTCAGAAGCgatgagagaaggaaagagggagGAGTGATGACGCCGTCGACGCTTTTCTCCCCCTTTCATCAGTTCTTTCATGTACTGTGACCGTTATCGTAAGTGGTCGCGTTTCCAGAATCTTAGCAAGAACTGTGTATCCTCAGGTGAAACGCGCTGCCACAATGAACATTAAAAGGAGGCATGAAAAAGTTCTGTGTTTGGGTTGTTAGAGATAATGCTGCTACATGCCAAAGCTTTGAACTCAAGTCTGCATGTGACTGATGAAAACATGTCCAAATaagctttaattcaaataaGCTATTCTTGCTGTTTATAGCTTGGTATCATTGCAGAATACTTAGCAAATATGAGAAAACACATCGCCCAAAAGCATGTTACACCATTTAGACATGGTGTGTATGGCAGAATAAAAGTCTAAACTCCAGCGTAGAGACAGTACAATGTCCTGTCCGTATTTTCTAAAGAGTCTGGTGGAGGTGAAACATATTGAAGCGCACATCATCTGAGGTAATGATGCTCTTTGCTTTCCCATTAGCTTCGCTCCGGATGGGTGCACACTGCTCATTTATTGCACGTAAGCACAGATGCGAGTGTGCGtttgcgtgagtgtgtgtgtgtgtgtgtgtgtgtgtgcgcgcaatcgagctctcctcctcctccacagacacacacactcttgctgCGGGGGGTAATGGGGTCTTGCACCCAATCATTTTTACCGTGTGTGACCGCCTGTCATTGGTGCAGGAAATGCAGCAGAGGCTGTTCTGAGGGACGCTGACATTGCTGTGGCGTGTTCTGTCCCTCATGGACTGGAGAGAAACGAGTCCCTTCGGCCACATTTGAACCCTTTAATAGGTTTGGCAAAACATTCCTCACCATAGGTCACAGAGAGAAAGGGTGTATTTTTAGAATATAGCCTAAAGAAACACTATAAGAGCTAGAAGAGGTTCACCTACAGAAAAGGACTTGATTTATTATGTTTAGAGACATTTGTTGTCGATTGgccaagacatgtttagtgtatgtttgtgtctATAGATTTGTCTACAAGGATAAGGTAGCTAACAAAGTAAAGGAAGTCTCATctcatgtaaaatattttttgtaaatctcATCCTTGCTCAGACATCCTTGCTGATGTGACTCGCTGTAATCTATAAGCATGAAATGTGTAGAAGAATGCTGGAATGTTATGTGGTAGCCAtcttgaaaaaacaaaaaattacgTATTTCTAAAAAGTGATGCAGATGATAATGTAGTTCCACCTTAAATTTAAAGTAGTGAATATGGATTCTCCttgctatttaaataaatattttaaaaatgagattatgtagatttataatgttttttgaaGTGAGTATTTGAAGATTTGGAAATGTATTATGGAAAGTATTTGGATAAGccagacttccattacttgttttGGCAACCTtggcctcatagctccagtgcaaagaTAAAGAAGCAAACTCAACGCAAAAAATGTCTTGTCTGATCAATTTCATTAGATTTGAGGTGAGGAGGAAGCTGTGTAAATTATATTTTGGCCAAATTGTTTAGCTAAAGTAATGATCTAACATCCATGCTGTTCAGTCTCGTCTCGCATTTAACCTTTAAGTATTTAACCAAGCCATGTCTCATACAGACAgcaagaatttatttttattatataccaCTGTGCTGTTGAGTTCTCCACTCTTGTTGTACTCTCCAGTATCAGCTGTTTGTAACATTTCTTTTTCCaatatggtgaaaaaaaatcatcaggaCGGAGTGTTTTGCTCTTTTTGGCTTCTCCATAATAagttgcaatttttttcttattaatttcgagagtgtgaaaagaaaagctggtaaaggaatgactgtttatagctgctataacataagtgataacaggaactaacttgtttcatggacg harbors:
- the LOC113531833 gene encoding claudin-20, which encodes MPSSTMQIFAFILALLGVLGATMATLLPNWKVSVAMGSNIMTAISQMQGLWMDCTWYSTGIFSCTLKYSVLALPAYLQTARTTMVLSCLLATLGLWLAALGLKCTHWGGSQSSKVQTAIAAGTCFVLAGFLCLVPASWFTNEVITTFMDSKVPQSGKYEPGGAVYVAFVSAGFFLAGGVIFCLSCPRRRDGATNCGLSNPDKLIRQEQQKKEHREQQSQTEPPEPELEQKEKPVQEKLQMEQQQHQQQYYSPSRKRPQDTKALYSLQDYV